Within Xanthomonas oryzae pv. oryzae, the genomic segment GGCTTCTAGCGAGTACTGATCCTGCGCGCGCCGCACTGTTACTCGCCTCGCGCGCTTGTGTGTCGTGCGGACGATGTGTGTGTGTTGATCCGTTGCGCAGCCAGCGGTCGTTGGCAGTTAGCGCTGCGCATTCACAGTAGAGCGACCTGGCCGTTGAAAACGTTCAACACTCGTACCCGCATCCACCCCTTCGGGGCAGCTTCTCCCGGTGGGAGAAGGGAGCTTATCGGCGCGATGCGTTTAGCCCGTTCGATGCAGGAGAAGTGCAGTTCCGGCTACGATGCATTGAGCTTCTCCAGGTACGAGAAGGAAGTCTCGAAGCAAAGCGCCAGCGCCTGCTCCGGCGAAATAAGGAAGCGGCGAACCAGCGCTTTACACAGCCTCACACCAGTAACAGCGAGCAAAGCCTCTCCCCCGTCGGGGCGAGAAGGCAAGGCTTGTGCGCCCCTGGCGCGTGTGCCTTCGGGCGCAAGCGCGGGGTCTGGGCGAGGCTACGTTTCTGCAGCGACGCAAGCTACCGCCAACCAGCCCTCAGGCCGGCTCGTCAGGCACCAGCTCCATCTCCAACCGCGTGATGCAGTCCTTGATGTGCAGCTTGCGCTTCTTCAAGCGCTTCATCTGCAGTTCGTCGTCCAGGTTCGCGGGCACGCGCTGGATCTCCTCGTCCAACGCGCGATGGGCGCGTCGCAACTCGGCGATCTGCTCGACGATCTCGGCGGTTGACAGGGTTTCCACCCTCCGAGCATACACAACCCCGGGCTGCGCGCGTCACCCACGCTTGCCAAGCGGCCCGGGGCTGCGACAATGCCCGCGCGCCGCGGGGAAACGGCGGCGCGCCCCGTCCATCATTGCCGCGCGGCTACGGCCGTCGAGAAAGGAGTCTTTCGATGCGTCTGCATTCTTCCCTGCTGGCCCTGGGCCTGTTCACCGTCGCCAACCTGGCCAGCGCCGCCGATGTCGCCAAGTACGACGGCTTTTTGTGCTGCAACCTGCGCACCGACGGCAGCTGGATCAGCGACAGCAACTACGCCGAAGATGGCAAGCGCATGCTCCCGGTCGGCACCCCGGTCAGCGTCACCGGTTTCGGGCGCAACCCCGTCAATCTCAAGATCGCCGGCGAAAAGCAGTCCATCGGCAACGACTACAGCCGCGACCTGGACAACACCGCCTTTGCCGCCCGGTATGTCGTCACCGCCGACCCGACGTCCCCCCAAGTTTGAGTAGCACCTTAGTTTGGAGTCCAATTCCCTACCCCGAGGAGATGGGACGTGAAGAAGCGCTTTTCCGAAGAGCAGATCATCGGCTTCCTGCGCGAAGCCGAGGCCGGCATGCCGATCAAGGACCTGTGCCGACGGCATGGCTTCAGTGAGGCGTCCTACTACCTGTGGCGCAGCAAGTTCGGCGGCATGAGCGTGCCCGATGCCAAGCGGTTCAAGGACCTGGAGGCCGAGAACACGCGACTGAAGAAGTTGCTGGCCGAGCAGGTGTTTCAGAACGACCTGATCAAGGATGCGCTGCAAAAACAATGGTGAGCGCACCGGCGCGTCGTACGCTGGTGCGCGAGTGGATCGCAGGTGGCGCCAGCGAGCGCTGCGCCCTGGCAGCGATCGGCATGAGCGCCAGTGCGCTGCGCTATCGCCCGGGCGAGGACCGCAACGTTGAGTTGCGCGAGCACAGTGTTGCGTTGGCGCATCGCCATCGCCGCTACGGCGTGGGGATGATCTCTCTCAAGCTGCGGCAGGAAGGTCGCCTCGTGAACTATAAGCGGGTGGAGCGGCTGTATTGCGAGCAGCAGCTGCAAGTCCGGCGCCGCACGCGTAAAAAGGTGCCGGTAGGCGAGCGTGCACCGTTGCTGCGGCCC encodes:
- a CDS encoding YdcH family protein, which translates into the protein METLSTAEIVEQIAELRRAHRALDEEIQRVPANLDDELQMKRLKKRKLHIKDCITRLEMELVPDEPA
- a CDS encoding IS3 family transposase (programmed frameshift) translates to MPIKDLCRRHGFSEASYYLWRSKFGGMSVPDAKRFKDLEAENTRLKKLLAEQVFQNDLIKDALQKPMVSAPARRTLVREWIAGGASERCALAAIGMSASALRYRPGEDRNVELREHSVALAHRHRRYGVGMISLKLRQEGRLVNYKRVERLYCEQQLQVRRRTRKKVPVGERAPLLRPTKANPVWSMDVVFDRTAEGRAIKCLVIVDDATHEAVAIDVERAISGHGVVRVLDRLAHSRGLPKMIRTDNGKEFCGKAMVAWAHANGVQLRQIQPGKPNQNAYVESFNGRLRDECLNEHWFPTLLHARTEIERWRREYNEHRPKKTIGGMTPAAYAQQLANSDIITPGL